A section of the Aquificaceae bacterium genome encodes:
- a CDS encoding sigma 54-interacting transcriptional regulator, with amino-acid sequence MDFSFLEGLFDGVLVIDENFHVVYANSSAKRLLGVQELEGKSCIGLFSICKNCPFGYVREEGEGVQVYDVETSSSKHACWSMSPLYEGDRFVGVLEVFRDVSNVVHCIVEAERQRTYKETILNSIVEAILVLDPEGNVVEHNRVARRMLCREEGETLAGRNIKELINLSLQELPPEGERADIFVETPCGRQRASLLISPMSSGFGYVASLYVVNEVSICELGEEETIITKSPAFQKVLDTVKTVSDYDVNILLEGETGAGKSLLARYIHYLSPRRDGPFVKVNCAAIPESLLEAELFGYMRGAFTGAVKDKPGKVELADGGTLFLDEIGDMPMHLQAKILHLVQEKEFERLGDTRTRRANVRIVASTNRNLRELIRQGQFREDLYYRLSVVRLYLPPLRERKEDIPALVNHFLEKYSRKYSRKIRGISSEALRLLLSYHFPGNVRELENIIERAVITCRGSFINVEDIQIEVEAAEGDRDEERERIKRILEQVGGNRSLAAKMLGMHRTTLWRKLKELGMG; translated from the coding sequence ATGGATTTTTCCTTCCTTGAGGGGCTTTTTGACGGTGTTCTTGTAATAGATGAAAACTTTCATGTGGTATATGCCAACAGCTCTGCAAAGAGGCTTTTGGGAGTTCAGGAGCTTGAAGGGAAAAGCTGTATAGGCCTTTTCTCCATATGCAAAAACTGCCCCTTTGGGTATGTAAGGGAGGAGGGGGAAGGGGTTCAGGTCTACGACGTGGAGACATCAAGTTCAAAGCATGCCTGCTGGAGCATGTCGCCCCTTTACGAAGGGGATAGGTTTGTGGGGGTTCTTGAGGTCTTCAGAGATGTGAGTAACGTGGTTCACTGTATAGTGGAGGCCGAGCGTCAGAGAACATACAAGGAAACCATACTGAACTCCATAGTGGAAGCCATACTGGTGCTTGACCCAGAGGGCAATGTGGTGGAGCATAACAGGGTTGCAAGAAGGATGCTCTGTAGAGAGGAAGGAGAAACACTGGCAGGTAGAAACATAAAAGAGCTTATAAACCTCTCCCTTCAGGAGCTCCCTCCAGAGGGCGAGAGGGCAGACATATTCGTGGAAACACCCTGTGGAAGGCAAAGAGCATCTCTTCTCATTTCTCCCATGTCCTCTGGATTTGGTTATGTGGCATCTCTTTATGTGGTTAACGAGGTATCTATATGTGAGCTGGGTGAGGAGGAAACCATCATAACCAAGAGTCCCGCCTTCCAGAAGGTGCTGGACACGGTAAAGACCGTCTCAGATTATGATGTGAACATCCTTCTTGAAGGAGAGACGGGCGCTGGCAAGAGTCTTCTTGCAAGATATATACATTACCTATCTCCCAGGAGGGATGGTCCCTTTGTCAAGGTCAACTGCGCCGCCATACCCGAGAGCCTTCTTGAGGCAGAGCTATTCGGATACATGAGGGGAGCTTTCACTGGTGCGGTCAAAGACAAACCCGGCAAGGTGGAGCTTGCGGATGGTGGCACCCTGTTTCTGGACGAGATTGGTGATATGCCCATGCATCTTCAGGCGAAGATTCTTCATCTGGTGCAGGAGAAGGAGTTTGAAAGGCTCGGAGATACCAGAACAAGAAGGGCAAACGTGCGTATAGTAGCCTCCACCAACAGAAACCTCAGGGAACTGATAAGACAGGGGCAATTTAGAGAGGACCTTTACTACAGGCTAAGCGTTGTAAGACTGTATCTACCTCCCCTCAGAGAGAGGAAAGAAGATATACCAGCCCTTGTGAACCACTTTTTAGAGAAGTATTCAAGAAAATACTCAAGAAAGATAAGAGGAATATCTTCTGAAGCCCTGAGGCTTCTCCTTTCCTACCACTTCCCCGGTAATGTGCGGGAGCTTGAAAACATTATAGAGCGTGCGGTCATCACCTGCAGGGGGAGTTTCATAAATGTGGAAGACATTCAGATAGAGGTGGAAGCTG
- a CDS encoding SCP2 sterol-binding domain-containing protein, which produces MHRFLSEEWMRAYMEEWNRNEKLKSDLKDFSATIKYFIEGKEGDAVELIVEKGVAKSAGRANAHKYDFELWASPENWKKLATGDMGPRAAMLTKRLKFKGSMITAMKYMSAFEESLRMMSKVPTSWDL; this is translated from the coding sequence ATGCACAGGTTTCTGTCAGAAGAATGGATGAGGGCTTACATGGAAGAATGGAACAGAAACGAAAAGCTCAAATCTGACCTCAAGGACTTTTCCGCTACCATAAAGTATTTCATAGAGGGTAAAGAGGGCGATGCAGTAGAGCTTATAGTGGAAAAGGGTGTGGCAAAATCCGCCGGAAGGGCAAACGCCCACAAATATGACTTTGAGCTCTGGGCAAGCCCGGAAAACTGGAAAAAGCTGGCAACTGGGGATATGGGTCCCCGTGCAGCAATGTTGACAAAAAGGCTGAAGTTCAAGGGTTCCATGATAACCGCCATGAAATACATGTCAGCCTTTGAGGAGAGCCTCAGGATGATGTCAAAGGTGCCCACAAGCTGGGATTTATAA
- a CDS encoding c-type cytochrome: MWRTLFISAFLVGGFLSSLYASEQLARQRGCMACHDVKAKKVGPSYTDIAKKYKGRQDTVDYLTEKTLKGSAGVWGNVPMPPQKIPEAEARQIVQWILSLE; this comes from the coding sequence ATGTGGAGAACCCTCTTTATTAGTGCTTTTCTGGTGGGAGGGTTTTTGAGTAGTCTCTATGCCAGTGAACAGCTGGCAAGGCAGAGGGGATGTATGGCATGCCATGATGTGAAGGCAAAAAAGGTGGGACCCAGTTATACGGACATAGCCAAGAAGTATAAAGGCAGACAGGATACAGTGGATTATCTCACAGAGAAGACTCTGAAAGGCAGCGCCGGTGTATGGGGTAATGTGCCCATGCCACCGCAGAAAATACCAGAAGCAGAAGCAAGACAGATAGTCCAGTGGATACTTTCACTAGAATAG
- a CDS encoding septation protein SpoVG family protein, producing the protein MKVELVDFYPFEVSTRKPRLLAYADVRLDGKILIRGIRLYEARNGGFFISMPEYNPETKRAMVEVEDKELLERIRRVLVDQYKNIISQS; encoded by the coding sequence ATGAAAGTGGAGCTTGTGGACTTTTATCCCTTTGAAGTGTCCACAAGGAAACCACGCCTTCTTGCCTACGCAGATGTAAGACTTGATGGGAAGATACTTATAAGGGGGATAAGGCTCTATGAAGCAAGGAACGGGGGCTTCTTCATATCCATGCCTGAGTATAACCCTGAGACAAAAAGGGCGATGGTGGAAGTGGAGGATAAAGAGCTTCTGGAAAGGATAAGAAGAGTATTGGTAGACCAATACAAAAACATTATCTCTCAATCTTGA
- a CDS encoding DUF2173 family protein, with product MATLSKLKDLMSLPGAVAAGEFTDDGRLLAYYGNITEKAAEIAAMMCAANKLMGNMQAKGWSAYTGQDGFYPVYGFAVAGGKYAACIMGNVGVFVELDKADFDKTFETLSKYI from the coding sequence ATGGCAACACTCAGCAAGCTCAAAGACTTAATGTCGCTGCCCGGTGCAGTGGCAGCAGGAGAGTTCACCGATGATGGTAGGCTGCTTGCCTACTATGGAAACATAACAGAAAAGGCTGCAGAAATCGCAGCCATGATGTGTGCCGCCAACAAGCTCATGGGCAACATGCAGGCGAAGGGCTGGAGTGCTTACACGGGTCAGGATGGTTTTTATCCAGTCTATGGCTTTGCGGTTGCTGGCGGTAAATACGCTGCCTGCATAATGGGCAACGTGGGCGTATTTGTAGAGCTTGACAAGGCGGACTTTGACAAGACCTTTGAAACCCTTTCCAAGTATATCTAA
- the trmD gene encoding tRNA (guanosine(37)-N1)-methyltransferase TrmD, giving the protein MKFFVFTIFPQVIECYASYGIVKQALKKGALELFVLDLRDFAHKRQVDDNAYGGHPGMVIKPEPVFGAYEHVMKNFGKPHTIIPQPWGRRLTQADLDRLSKLESIAVICGRYEGLDERVSALADEELSLGDFVLAGGELLALVLLEGIARLLPGVLGEPESIRKDSFRRWLGAPVYTRPAEFMGMKVPEVLLSGNHQLISLWELWHSIERTFRLRRDLIPEYMNNLESSMLSSIMEGKRFEEWLEEVGYERAVKSLQSVQLSGCGDDLSEGQSPSEGAPQERTP; this is encoded by the coding sequence ATGAAGTTCTTTGTTTTCACCATCTTCCCTCAGGTCATTGAATGCTACGCCAGCTACGGCATAGTAAAACAGGCTCTAAAAAAGGGTGCCCTTGAGCTTTTTGTCCTTGACCTGAGAGACTTTGCTCACAAGAGACAGGTGGATGATAACGCCTACGGCGGACATCCGGGTATGGTGATAAAGCCAGAGCCTGTCTTCGGAGCATACGAGCATGTAATGAAAAACTTTGGCAAGCCCCACACCATAATCCCACAGCCTTGGGGCAGAAGGCTCACTCAGGCAGACCTTGACAGGCTATCAAAGTTGGAGAGCATTGCAGTCATATGCGGGAGGTATGAGGGGCTGGATGAGAGGGTCAGCGCGCTGGCGGATGAGGAGCTATCCTTAGGGGACTTTGTGCTGGCTGGGGGTGAGCTTCTGGCTCTTGTGCTTCTTGAAGGCATAGCAAGGCTTCTACCGGGAGTCCTTGGCGAGCCTGAGAGTATAAGAAAAGACTCTTTCAGAAGATGGCTGGGTGCACCCGTATACACCAGACCTGCAGAGTTCATGGGGATGAAGGTGCCTGAGGTGCTTCTCTCGGGCAACCATCAGCTCATAAGCCTGTGGGAGCTGTGGCACTCCATAGAGAGAACCTTCAGGCTCAGAAGAGACCTTATTCCGGAATACATGAACAACTTAGAGAGCTCCATGCTCTCATCTATAATGGAAGGTAAGAGATTTGAAGAGTGGCTGGAGGAGGTGGGTTATGAAAGAGCTGTTAAGAGCCTTCAGAGCGTGCAACTATCTGGCTGTGGGGATGATTTATCTGAGGGACAATCCCCTTCTGAAGGAGCCCCTCAAGAGAGAACACCTTAA
- a CDS encoding site-specific integrase produces the protein MDGLLDLWVKSLSRTKSQRTVITYSMCLASFQKHVGKGMNLLEIEPMKVFSYIDSSELSVTSLLTHLSAIKHFYKFAFRRGWLSKEQFSELEAVIEEIREDLSGSRSQKSPKALSKEELSKIFETVRNTKYERVYSLLLYSGIRLSEYAQLRREFFQRDRNNIYWLRLPAEVTKRGKERLVPIMGPSKEETMSINEKLDYWLQDYDAFIMVKAGSLQVYTNRLSQRLGIPFSVHSFRHTYITNLVNSGFPAEVVKEFAGHSNVKTTIDIYYRFSQERARIMVENFLR, from the coding sequence ATGGACGGGCTTTTAGACCTCTGGGTTAAGAGCCTGAGCAGGACAAAGAGCCAAAGGACTGTAATCACCTACAGCATGTGTCTTGCCTCTTTTCAGAAACATGTAGGTAAGGGCATGAATCTTCTCGAAATTGAACCCATGAAGGTTTTTTCATACATTGACTCCTCTGAGCTTTCTGTAACCTCTCTTCTGACCCACCTCTCTGCTATAAAGCATTTTTATAAATTCGCCTTTAGAAGGGGATGGCTTAGCAAGGAACAGTTCTCCGAGCTTGAAGCAGTTATTGAAGAGATAAGGGAAGACCTTTCAGGCTCCAGGTCGCAGAAAAGCCCGAAAGCTCTCAGCAAGGAAGAATTGAGCAAAATCTTTGAAACGGTAAGAAATACAAAGTACGAGCGTGTATATAGCCTTCTTCTATACAGTGGTATAAGGCTTTCTGAATATGCCCAGCTCAGAAGGGAGTTCTTTCAGAGGGACAGGAACAATATATACTGGCTGAGACTGCCTGCGGAGGTAACCAAGAGGGGGAAGGAAAGACTGGTTCCCATAATGGGTCCATCAAAAGAGGAGACCATGAGCATAAACGAAAAGCTTGATTACTGGCTTCAGGATTACGATGCTTTCATTATGGTAAAGGCAGGTTCTTTGCAGGTCTATACCAACAGGCTTTCTCAAAGACTGGGCATTCCCTTTTCTGTGCATAGCTTCAGGCATACATACATAACGAACCTTGTAAACTCAGGCTTTCCTGCAGAGGTGGTAAAGGAGTTTGCAGGACACTCAAATGTAAAGACAACCATAGACATATACTACCGTTTCAGTCAGGAGAGGGCAAGGATCATGGTGGAGAACTTTCTCAGATGA
- the def gene encoding peptide deformylase: protein MVREILTFPHPALKTPTKKVDAIDREIKELVRDMFETMYHAEGVGLAANQIGVSLRIMVIDTTPKKESPPLKLVLINPEVISAEGNTKYREGCLSFPGLTVEVERHSKLRVKALDLNGEEKEYELEGFPAIVFQHEMDHLLGITFLDRLNGLRKRLALEKYSKLQKQRV from the coding sequence ATGGTAAGAGAGATACTGACATTCCCTCATCCTGCTTTGAAGACTCCAACTAAGAAGGTGGACGCCATAGACAGGGAGATAAAAGAACTTGTCAGAGATATGTTTGAGACCATGTATCATGCGGAAGGTGTGGGGCTTGCTGCCAATCAGATAGGGGTGAGCCTTAGAATTATGGTGATAGACACCACGCCCAAGAAGGAGAGCCCACCTCTGAAGCTGGTTCTTATAAACCCGGAGGTTATATCCGCAGAGGGAAACACAAAATACAGAGAGGGTTGTCTTTCTTTCCCTGGGCTTACGGTAGAGGTAGAAAGGCACAGCAAGTTAAGGGTGAAGGCTCTTGACCTGAATGGGGAAGAGAAAGAATACGAGCTTGAGGGCTTTCCTGCCATAGTTTTTCAGCACGAGATGGACCACCTTTTGGGTATAACATTCCTTGACAGGTTGAACGGGCTGAGGAAAAGACTGGCTCTTGAAAAATACTCAAAGCTTCAAAAGCAGAGAGTATGA
- a CDS encoding trimeric intracellular cation channel family protein, whose protein sequence is MVVPVDVDQLFQLTNLVGIVTFSVAGALKGIREGLDLLGIATLGVVTALGGGMLRDIMVGKIPNALLSPYDMSLALLGVLISLLLHTRIKRQLENRYAFLLLDAVGLSAFTTTGAILAYSTGVSFYGVVLLATITGVGGGAIGDILLRRVPWVLKEDFYATCSIIGSVVFYVSMEIIQNITLSSLACTLSTLILRILAIVYGWRLPRIVRG, encoded by the coding sequence ATGGTAGTGCCCGTTGATGTTGACCAGCTTTTTCAACTCACAAACTTGGTGGGTATAGTTACATTTTCAGTAGCTGGTGCCCTCAAAGGAATAAGGGAAGGGCTTGACCTTCTTGGAATAGCCACTCTAGGTGTGGTAACTGCTCTTGGTGGAGGTATGCTCAGGGACATAATGGTGGGAAAGATTCCAAACGCTCTCCTATCACCCTATGACATGAGCCTTGCCCTTTTGGGTGTTCTCATATCACTGCTTCTTCACACAAGAATCAAAAGACAGCTTGAAAACAGGTATGCCTTTCTCTTACTTGATGCCGTAGGGCTGTCAGCCTTTACCACCACGGGTGCTATTCTGGCTTACAGCACAGGTGTGTCCTTTTATGGTGTTGTGCTCCTCGCCACCATCACTGGCGTAGGTGGAGGTGCAATAGGGGACATACTTCTCAGACGGGTCCCATGGGTGCTGAAAGAAGACTTCTACGCCACATGTAGCATAATCGGGTCAGTGGTCTTTTATGTAAGTATGGAAATCATTCAGAATATTACCCTTTCCTCACTAGCATGCACCCTCAGTACCCTCATACTGCGTATACTTGCAATTGTTTATGGGTGGAGGCTGCCGAGGATTGTGAGAGGATAG
- a CDS encoding DUF2173 family protein, translating into MVNLDRLMKIKGVWAAGEFTNDGKLVAYKGNISEEHAAMAAEMCAANNMMAKMQADGYTAFSGQEWTPLHGWALTGPKYSVCVMGNVGVFVNNDEVSFNEVFKALREEAGK; encoded by the coding sequence ATGGTAAACCTTGACAGGCTTATGAAAATTAAAGGTGTCTGGGCTGCAGGAGAGTTTACCAACGACGGCAAGCTGGTTGCCTACAAGGGCAACATTTCCGAAGAGCACGCAGCAATGGCAGCGGAGATGTGCGCCGCAAACAACATGATGGCAAAGATGCAGGCAGACGGTTACACAGCCTTCTCCGGTCAGGAGTGGACCCCACTGCATGGATGGGCTCTTACCGGTCCTAAATATTCCGTATGCGTAATGGGTAACGTGGGCGTCTTTGTAAACAACGACGAAGTTTCCTTCAACGAGGTTTTCAAGGCACTCAGGGAAGAGGCAGGCAAGTGA